The stretch of DNA CAACACACGAGCTTTGGACGAAGATTGAGCAGTCTCTTCGCTGAAAATCGACCTGCGAAATCCAAGAAAAGAACAGCCAAGCACTCCTTCGCTGCTGAGAACGATTCAACGTCCAAAGAAAGCAACAGAAGTGGAACCACACGATATCATTCTCGGTCAAACAGAGCAaaaagagaagcaaaaagCAATAGTGCGTGGAAGGGGAGTAGCAGAGAGGAGTCGCAATCGCTCGCAAATCCCAGTCtgctcgccgctgctgcggcgtCCCGTATAAATAGCCCAGCTCGAGCTCGGTTAGGAATCACAGCGACGTCTGGCATCGTTCTTCCCCATAAAGACATTGGGGCGAGACACTGATCACTTCCCCCACAATCTCCCACACGCTTTCTCCAGACTTGTCCAACGTACCGCGTGAAAGTCCTCCATTGTCAAATGCCGTTCTGCTGCTCCGGGAGAGCGTTACCACGGGTATTGTAGAGGGACCACGCGGCAGGATAAAGGAAGTGGATAAGGTGGAGTCATTGGGACGTCGACTAAGACGAGCGAAGCAGTAAGTCCAAGCATGTCAAGCTTTTGAGTGGCCGTTCTTCCATCTTTAGCGTGGGAAAATCGGAGCCGAGTGACGATCCGCTTCGGTGGAAGTGGACCACCCTGGAGCTTTCTGTTGGTGTGTCCGAGAGCAGATCCGAGACGGCCGTAATTTATTGGCGCGTGGGAGCTATTTTCTGGCAACCGACTGCTGCGTTGCGTGCGCACAACATTTGATCGAAAAGGACGACCTGGTGGCCAATATCCTACCTGATACTTGACCACGATCACAAGCGAACTTGAAATGCGAATGTGGCAAAGGCGTCAAACCCCGATGCAATACGCATCAGCATGCGCCAGCCGGAAGAAGGAACATCCAAAAGACTGACATGCGGATGTTGGCCGGGTGCTGACTTGTTGTCCACTTCAGCGGCTTATACTGCGGATGACTTCCATCGAATGCATTACGGAAGTGTTACGAAGTCGACTTCCCTCTCTTCGAAATCCTCACTTCCAAGCCTTCCTGCACTACGAAGAATGTCGAATGATACTTCAACTCTTCGTTGGGTCGCAGAAGCTGGAACTCATAATCGCGGAAGAGTAGCGGCAGAGTTTTGTTCATCTCTAGTAGAGCCAAGTTCTTGCCGATGCATAGATGTGCACCTCCTCCAAACTACCCAATGATCAGCACAAGCGCGAAGACGAGATGTGTTTGATGAAGACTCACCTGGAACATGTATctctccatcgtcttcgcaTCACCTTCTAGCCATCTCTCCGGGCGAAAGAGATGCGCGTCTGCGCCGAAGATTTCTTGGTCGCGATGTAGGACCCATCCGTTAAGAGCAACTTGCGTTCCTCCTGGAAGACTGTTGCCTTCGAtttctgctcctgctggAGGTACGAGACGAGTGATATTCAAGCCTACCGCAGGTCTGACACGCATCGCTTCCTTCAGGCAGGCCTGGAAGTATGGAAGAGCTTGAACCTCGTTCCACTGCGGCATTCCCGACAGCTGAGCAGATTGAGTGGCATCGtcgagctccttcttcaATTTCGTGTAGATGGCCGGATCGCGCAGGACATGATAGCTGAAACTTTGCATCGTAGAAGCCGTGGAGTCGGATCCAGCGAAACTACATTACCAAGGTCAGTCAATCGAGTCCAGTTTTTACAATTCCGACAGCCTGCACACTCACATTGCACCATGAGCAACAGCAAAAACATCGCCATCTCGAAACACGTCCGGAGCCTTATCATGCGCCTCAATCAATCTCTGCAAGAGatccttcctctccttccctcCGCCGACTTTCCTTCTCTCTTCAATCGCTTCCAGCGCCATTCTCGTGATCAAGAATCTCTTCGgcccctctcctcctccagggACCAACTTCCAAAGCGGATTTCTGCGAAACACCCAATCCCACTCGGGAATTTGCCCGACCAACCCATCATACCATTGCATATCATCTATCGTCTTAATCGCATTTTCAACGTCGAAGCCGGCTTCCAAGAACCCAAATCTTCGCGAGAAAGCAATTTCACCCAGCACATCGAAGGCGAAGTAGTGGAGCCAATTTCCTAGATCGCAACTCTCCCTCTTGTCCACATCCTGGCAAATCTTATCCAGACGTTGAGTGAGGTCTCGCTCCACACTCTCAATGACATCCGCCATAGTATGCATGGTCGCCATACTATACGGACCCGAAGCATACCGCTTTTTCACAGCATGCACGTCTTCGCGCGTTTCTGTGAAGATGTCTGGGTTCTCAGGAGGAGGGAACACTGCATAGAATTGCGTCTTGTGGAATCCTGACCCAGCAGCCAAAACACTTCTCGCTGCCTTGGGCGAAGAAAAGCCAAGTTCATTGGGTGCGATGCGTACGACAGGTCCATATTTCTCGTGCAGTCGAATGTGGTCGGTTTCGGTGTGGCCGGAGTAGGTGGAAAGGACTGCGAACATGGTTCACGAGTCAGGTATGTATCAACCAATacagaagctgaagctgcttcTGATACTGACCTTTCCAGGCACGACTCCCTGAAGCAAGAAACGGACCAGGGTATCTCCTCAATGGCGACGCGTACTTGTAGTAGAAGAACCTTAGCAGCAATACCGCCGGCAGAATCAGGATCCAATAAGTTCGCAGAATTCGATAAGCTGCGAGCACGACAGGCTCGTCATGCCGGGCATCTGGCAGCACAGCCATTTTGGATGCGATGTCAAATGCAATCCGGTGGTCGGTGAGAGTCGACTACAACGAAGCGCAAACCTCTCAATCAAGAGAAGTGGAAGTTCTCCATCATAAGAGAAGTCCATGCGAGCCGCCACTGACCCCTCGCAAACACCCAGTGACCTCTCCATTTTCTCTCCTAATGAATGCTTTCCCAGTAACGAACGGCAAATGCTACTCCGCACCTCGTACGAAAGAATAGGCTTCTGAACGTGCCAACCATGACCTGTCAGCCGCCAAGCACGCACCCAGCCAGAGTATCAGAAATGGCCCAGAAGTCCAGACGAGCAGACCGGACAGTTGATCTGTGCGTGTTGACGCAACAAATGCGGGGCAGGCTGGATGTGTGTGGTGGATGCCTCGATGCTGAGAATTCGGCAGTTGATTGCAAGTGCAATCGCGAATGGAGGACGGACGTGGGGACGCGGGgaagtggagaagctgcGGCGTTTGTGGCGAATGGGATGCGAGGGAGCTCGAACCTGGCGCTGCATCCTCTGGCCTTGCCGAGCACTAGATGCACATCATGGGAAGCCTTGCGCTGGCGCTTGACCTCCCTCCTTCTCTCAATACTGGAGCTTGGAATAGACCTGCCTCCTTGCCTCGAGGGGACGTTGCTGAGGATTACAGCTGCAGGGTCGACAAAGTGTAATACTGATGAATCTCGTTCACAACGGAACCAAGGTCTTCAGCTCAATGTCCGTGTGTCTGTCCAGTTGTCATCAGTCTCGTGCTGTCCCATTTATGCAGATCGGTCACTCCGGCACAATCGCGTCCTTTTCGAAACTTACGGCCATGCTTTTACTTCACAGGTCCGTGAGTCCATCGACAATGCTGCGCTGGATTGTTGAACGCAGTCTCCTAGGTATTCGCTGCCCACATGAGATTAACGAGCAATATGTCTTCAAAACACTCACAAGTCCAAAATTTTAACTTCTGTCACAAAACAGGTTCTCAGCTGTTCTGCCTGCGCTACCGGAGCTCTTCGAAAATACGTTGATCGGCGTACATGATTCCCTTCCAAGATTTTGAATATTCCAGTGCATGTCGCTCTGGTAAATGCGGACCTGCTCAACATCAAGGTGAAACAATGAGCGTGTTCGAAAGCAAAGTTTACTGTCAAGCTGAACGAGATTACAAGCTACGGCATGGCGTGCATAGATTTCAGCTGATGGCAGCATAACATCAGTACCGTCAAGATCTAAAACTCGACAAAAAAACGCCTCTGCCATCGAAGCCTCGCTCGCTGATCAAGCAGCGGTACATCAGAAAAACAGGAGGCGAGTCATCTAGCAATGGACTTGAG from Cercospora beticola chromosome 1, complete sequence encodes:
- a CDS encoding uncharacterized protein (SMCOG1034:cytochrome P450~antiSMASH:Cluster_9), with the translated sequence MAVLPDARHDEPVVLAAYRILRTYWILILPAVLLLRFFYYKYASPLRRYPGPFLASGSRAWKVLSTYSGHTETDHIRLHEKYGPVVRIAPNELGFSSPKAARSVLAAGSGFHKTQFYAVFPPPENPDIFTETREDVHAVKKRYASGPYSMATMHTMADVIESVERDLTQRLDKICQDVDKRESCDLGNWLHYFAFDVLGEIAFSRRFGFLEAGFDVENAIKTIDDMQWYDGLVGQIPEWDWVFRRNPLWKLVPGGGEGPKRFLITRMALEAIEERRKVGGGKERKDLLQRLIEAHDKAPDVFRDGDVFAVAHGAIFAGSDSTASTMQSFSYHVLRDPAIYTKLKKELDDATQSAQLSGMPQWNEVQALPYFQACLKEAMRVRPAVGLNITRLVPPAGAEIEGNSLPGGTQVALNGWVLHRDQEIFGADAHLFRPERWLEGDAKTMERYMFQFGGGAHLCIGKNLALLEMNKTLPLLFRDYEFQLLRPNEELKYHSTFFVVQEGLEVRISKRGKSTS